ATAGCCAGTGGGGCTTTTTGGCACTGGTGTGATGCCACGACTTTTCTCAAGCGGTTGCTAGACCGTCATGCCGAGCCCCGCGAAGCATCTTACTTGTTGAGTATATGGCGCATCAAGCCAGGGTGCGCAGCCGGAGCCGAACCGCAGGAAGGTGAAGCCAAGCAGCTCTACTGCTTTGTCCTCACGATATAAGATTAGCCCGCGGTAGAGATGCTTCGACAAGCTCAGCACGACCGTTAGCTTGGCAACATCAGCACGCGAGATGCTTCGGCAAGCGGACGGCAGATGGAGCAGGATGGGCTGAGGTAGTCTGGACGATTTGCCGAACAACTTTATAGGCAAAAAGCCCCGCTGGCGCGTAGCCAACGGGGCTTTTTATTAACGTCTGAATCGGCGTACTCAACGCAGAATCAGCGGCAATCGGTGATTTTACATCATGCCGCCCATGCCACCCATGCCGTTCATTCCGCCGCCACCGGCGTGGCTGTGGCCTTTGTCTTCTTCGGGTTCATCCGAGATGACAGCTTCCGTGGTCAGAAGCAGGCCGGCAATGGAGGCAGCGTTTTCCAGGGCCAGACGCGTTACCTTGGTCGGGTCAAGGATGCCGGCAGCCATCAGGTTTTCGTACCGGTCCTCGCGGGCATTGTAGCCGTAGTCACCCTGGCCTTCGCGCACTTTCTGCACCACTACCGAGCCTTCGCCACCGGCATTGGCCACAATAGTGCGCAGGGGGGCTTCCAGCGCCGTCCGAATGATATTGACGCCGGTACGCTCGTCGCTGTTCAACGTATCTACGTTTTCGAGCGAATCGAGGGCGCGCACGAAGGCTACGCCGCCACCGGGCACCACGCCTTCCTCAACGGCGGCGCGGGTAGCGTGCAGGGCATCGTCTACGCGGTCCTTCTTCTCTTTCATCTCCACCTCCGTGCTGGCTCCGATGTAGAGGATGGCCACGCCGCCCGACAGCTTAGCCAGGCGCTCCTGCAGCTTCTCCTTATCGTAGTCCGACGTGGTAGTTTCGATCTGGGCTTTGATCTGGCTTACGCGGGCCACAATGTCGTCCTTGTTGCCTTTGCCATTGACGATGGTCGTGTTGTCCTTGTCAATGATAATCTTCTCAGCTTGGCCCAGGTACTCGATGGTGGCCGAGTCGAGCTTGTAGCCGCGCTCCTCCGAAATCACCGTGCCGCCGGTCAGGGCCGCAATGTCTTCCAGCATGGCCTTGCGACGGTCGCCGAAGCCGGGGGCTTTCACGGCGGCAATCTTCAGCGAACCACGCAGCTTGTTTACTACCAGCGTAGCTAAGGCTTCGCCGTCCACGTCTTCTGAGATGATAACCAGGGGCTTGCCAGTCTGCACCACTTGCTCCAGCACGGGCAGCAGTTCCTTCATGGTGCTCACCTTCTTGTCGTAGATGAGGACGAAGGGCGAGTCCAGCTCCACTTCCATCTTCTCCGGGTTGGTCACGAAGTAGGGGGAGAGGTAGCCGCGGTCGAACTGCATGCCTTCTACCGTTTTCACTTCGGTTTCGGTGCCGCGGGCTTCTTCCACGGTAATCACGCCTTCCTTGCCTACTTTGTCCATGGCATCGGCAATCATTTGGCCGATTTCCATGTCGTTGTTGGCCGAAATAGCGCCCACCTGGGCAATTTCCGACGAGTTTTCAATCTTCTTCGACTGGGCCTTCAGGTTAGCCACCACGGCGTGTACGGCCTTGTCGATGCCGCGCTTGAGGTCCATGGGGTTGGCGCCGGCGGCTACGTTCTTGGAGCCGGCCGTGTAAATGGCCTGGGCCAGCACGGTGGCGGTGGTGGTGCCGTCGCCGGCCTGGTCGGCAGTTTTGCTGGCTACTTCTTTCACCAGCTGGGCGCCCATGTTCTCGATGGGGTCGGCCAGTTCAATTTCCTTGGCTACGGTTACACCGTCCTTGGTGATGCTGGGCGCGCCAAATTTCTTGTCGATAACCACGTTGCGGCCTTTCGGGCCCAGAGTTACCTTCACGGCATTAGCCAGCTTGTCAACCCCGCGCTTCAGCTTGTCGCGGCCGTCGGTATCGAATTGGATGTTCTTAGCCATCAGTTATTCGGGTTTGTAGATTCTTAGAGAGAAAGAAAAGCTTTAGAGTACGGCGAAGATGTCCGACTCGCGCATGATGAGGTAATCCTGGCCATCAACGGTAATCTCGGTGCCGGCATACTTGCCGTAGAGCACCTGGTCGCCCACCTTTACCTGGGGCTGAATAGTGGTACCGTTGTCGGCTACTTTGCCTTCACCTACGGCTACCACTTCGCCCCGCTGGGGCTTTTCCTTGGCCGTGTCGGGGATAATGATGCCCGATTTGGTTTTTTCCTCGGCGGCGGCCGGCGCGATGATAACGCGGTCTGCCAGCGGTTTCATGCTAAGCGACATATTGTACGTTTTGGTTGAAAGGTTTACTTGAACTAAGCGGGTGCCGGCCGTGCTGCACTTCCCATGCCAGCCCACCTCAACCTGACAGAATGGACGGTTCTGGCGCTTTTTCCGTCAGGATTGCACCCAAAAGCTGTCAGGCGTGGCAGAGGGTGGGCAGGGCAGAGGCCGACTTGCGCGGCTGTACGCCCGGCTGGCGGCAGGGTTGGGGCGGGCTGCCCACAAAATTCGGGGCTGCCGTTGCCTCCACCGGC
This region of Hymenobacter sp. YIM 151500-1 genomic DNA includes:
- the groES gene encoding co-chaperone GroES, which encodes MSLSMKPLADRVIIAPAAAEEKTKSGIIIPDTAKEKPQRGEVVAVGEGKVADNGTTIQPQVKVGDQVLYGKYAGTEITVDGQDYLIMRESDIFAVL
- the groL gene encoding chaperonin GroEL (60 kDa chaperone family; promotes refolding of misfolded polypeptides especially under stressful conditions; forms two stacked rings of heptamers to form a barrel-shaped 14mer; ends can be capped by GroES; misfolded proteins enter the barrel where they are refolded when GroES binds) produces the protein MAKNIQFDTDGRDKLKRGVDKLANAVKVTLGPKGRNVVIDKKFGAPSITKDGVTVAKEIELADPIENMGAQLVKEVASKTADQAGDGTTTATVLAQAIYTAGSKNVAAGANPMDLKRGIDKAVHAVVANLKAQSKKIENSSEIAQVGAISANNDMEIGQMIADAMDKVGKEGVITVEEARGTETEVKTVEGMQFDRGYLSPYFVTNPEKMEVELDSPFVLIYDKKVSTMKELLPVLEQVVQTGKPLVIISEDVDGEALATLVVNKLRGSLKIAAVKAPGFGDRRKAMLEDIAALTGGTVISEERGYKLDSATIEYLGQAEKIIIDKDNTTIVNGKGNKDDIVARVSQIKAQIETTTSDYDKEKLQERLAKLSGGVAILYIGASTEVEMKEKKDRVDDALHATRAAVEEGVVPGGGVAFVRALDSLENVDTLNSDERTGVNIIRTALEAPLRTIVANAGGEGSVVVQKVREGQGDYGYNAREDRYENLMAAGILDPTKVTRLALENAASIAGLLLTTEAVISDEPEEDKGHSHAGGGGMNGMGGMGGMM